The Rhodohalobacter sp. SW132 genome has a segment encoding these proteins:
- a CDS encoding alginate lyase family protein: MNTITGNLLHSLILFPILILALIINVHASSHSTICFDDAWGCLTETADDTLNSGWQDIISIEDLWESHPEIIRSLFSHLDLEYPGLEPVSQSLQNADTVSAANRLITYYKNSDSGLWLREKPYTFESTEDRNRAEQLLNDKITRNGLAEIPLTENGGWDWTYHGPRNDAEFGYFINRHRFFIDLLRGWHETGQDAYAEKFDLIIRDWILHNPLPDKDHRIWEVLRTTTVELDWRDINEVIWRVLEAGNRMGDTWPQAFYGFQNAEDFSPAARIMMLSSIPIHALYLKEHHAIGHNHGTMELNGLGLVGLAFPEFQQADDWVEYALEKMEEELEIQVYPDGVQTELTSTYQLVALRHFETLIENYRNAGRSVSDLYLKRVEEMYNYLVYSMRPDGYQPLNNDSDRRDMASVVLGAADIFDRPDWIYIATNGEEGMKPDGLPSRVFPWAGIHVMRNGWDADSHWGFFHTGPYGTGHQHRDMLHLSVHAYGRDLLVDTGRYTHEDYFSFDPTMWRGYFRSSFSQNVILIDGAGQDVWDRIAEDPLEEGIDYVNTEEFDYAVDTFTGGYENTEGEAEHTRAVFYVRGKYWVVVDRVTTDRPRKLEALWHFAPDVHAVIEDIQVVSNDTSKGNLRLVPAGEVSWDVEIIKGQTEPYIRGWYSETYGNKEPTPTAVYTAQIDNNSTFAWVLVPASGSVPEVGADLMDQNTGKVRIHIEGEEPTIVTVPLTRGTPGIE, encoded by the coding sequence ATGAATACAATCACCGGAAATCTCCTCCATTCACTAATACTCTTTCCGATATTGATATTAGCACTAATCATAAATGTTCATGCTAGTTCTCATTCAACTATTTGTTTTGATGATGCCTGGGGGTGCTTAACCGAAACCGCAGATGATACTTTGAACTCAGGCTGGCAGGATATCATTTCTATAGAGGATTTATGGGAGTCTCATCCCGAAATTATCAGGTCTTTATTTTCTCATCTTGATCTGGAGTATCCCGGTCTCGAACCTGTATCGCAGTCGCTGCAAAATGCAGATACGGTTTCAGCCGCAAACCGGCTGATTACCTATTACAAGAATTCAGACTCCGGTCTCTGGCTGAGGGAGAAACCCTATACATTTGAAAGCACTGAAGATCGAAACCGTGCAGAGCAACTCTTGAATGATAAGATTACCCGAAATGGTTTGGCTGAAATTCCACTGACTGAAAACGGTGGGTGGGACTGGACCTATCACGGACCACGAAACGATGCGGAATTCGGTTATTTTATAAACAGACACCGATTTTTCATTGATCTATTAAGAGGTTGGCATGAAACTGGTCAGGATGCCTATGCAGAGAAATTCGATCTGATCATACGGGACTGGATCCTACATAACCCGTTGCCTGATAAGGATCATAGAATATGGGAGGTTCTGCGAACCACAACTGTTGAACTGGACTGGCGGGATATAAATGAAGTAATCTGGCGTGTTCTCGAAGCCGGTAATCGAATGGGAGATACCTGGCCCCAGGCTTTTTATGGATTTCAGAATGCTGAGGATTTTTCTCCGGCGGCCCGTATAATGATGTTATCAAGTATTCCCATACATGCACTTTATCTGAAGGAACATCATGCTATAGGACATAATCATGGAACTATGGAGCTGAACGGTCTTGGCTTAGTGGGTCTGGCATTTCCTGAATTCCAACAGGCTGATGATTGGGTTGAGTATGCACTCGAAAAGATGGAAGAAGAACTAGAAATACAGGTGTATCCTGATGGTGTTCAAACGGAGTTAACAAGCACGTATCAACTTGTTGCACTGAGGCATTTTGAGACCTTGATAGAAAATTATCGCAATGCCGGTCGTTCAGTTTCCGATTTATACTTAAAGAGAGTAGAGGAGATGTACAACTACCTTGTATATAGTATGCGTCCTGATGGTTACCAACCTTTGAATAACGACTCCGACAGAAGAGATATGGCTTCCGTCGTTTTAGGTGCAGCAGATATTTTTGACAGGCCCGACTGGATATACATCGCTACAAATGGGGAAGAGGGCATGAAACCTGACGGATTGCCATCGCGGGTATTTCCATGGGCTGGAATCCATGTTATGCGCAACGGCTGGGATGCGGATAGCCACTGGGGGTTTTTCCATACTGGACCTTACGGAACCGGCCATCAGCACCGGGATATGCTGCATTTATCCGTTCATGCATACGGCAGGGATTTACTGGTAGATACCGGAAGATATACCCATGAGGACTATTTCAGTTTTGATCCCACCATGTGGAGAGGTTATTTTCGCAGTTCATTTTCACAAAACGTAATTTTAATAGATGGTGCCGGCCAGGATGTCTGGGATAGAATTGCAGAAGATCCGCTGGAGGAAGGGATTGATTATGTAAATACTGAAGAATTTGATTATGCTGTAGATACATTTACCGGAGGATATGAGAATACAGAAGGTGAAGCTGAACATACTCGTGCCGTATTTTATGTCAGGGGAAAATACTGGGTGGTTGTTGACCGGGTAACTACCGACAGGCCTCGAAAACTGGAAGCGTTATGGCATTTTGCCCCGGATGTACATGCGGTGATTGAGGACATACAGGTGGTATCCAATGACACCTCCAAAGGGAATTTACGCCTTGTTCCCGCCGGTGAGGTTTCCTGGGATGTTGAGATCATCAAAGGTCAAACCGAGCCATATATACGGGGCTGGTATAGTGAGACTTATGGAAATAAAGAACCCACTCCAACGGCTGTTTATACAGCACAGATCGATAATAATTCTACCTTTGCCTGGGTTCTGGTTCCGGCCAGTGGATCAGTGCCGGAAGTTGGGGCAGATCTCATGGATCAGAATACCGGTAAAGTAAGAATTCATATTGAGGGTGAGGAACCAACAATTGTGACGGTGCCACTGACTAGAGGCACTCCTGGAATTGAGTAA